A section of the Bradyrhizobium oligotrophicum S58 genome encodes:
- a CDS encoding CobW family GTP-binding protein: MIVPVLLVAGALGAGKTTLLNHLLAHPDGRRIAAVVNDFGAVDIDAQLLGTVTEEVISLKNGCICCSLQGDLLRTLSSVIKRDPAPDAIAIETSGISDPAEIIRNLMDPVIFKVAPLETVVTLVDPQRLRDDPEIAQDALWRSQLRAADFVLLTKSDLLDRATLDQVRAVVGRFKPQSAIFEIANGIVAPDLLFSRDMPVARTPPRQIPVTSEPFATVTWTSQAPLSLPRFQQVIGQLAPRTLRIKGILSFTEHPGQPILFQSVATRGTLAPSPVPLAEGLTAQLVLIGREGELDAAEVDKLLRGIEAA, from the coding sequence ATGATCGTTCCCGTCCTGCTCGTCGCCGGCGCGCTCGGTGCCGGCAAGACGACCTTGCTCAATCATCTGCTCGCCCATCCGGACGGGCGTCGCATCGCCGCCGTCGTCAATGATTTCGGCGCCGTCGACATCGATGCGCAGTTGCTCGGCACCGTCACGGAGGAGGTGATCAGCCTGAAGAACGGCTGCATCTGCTGCTCGCTGCAGGGTGACCTCCTGCGCACGCTATCGTCGGTCATCAAGCGCGATCCGGCGCCGGATGCGATTGCGATCGAGACGTCGGGCATCTCGGACCCGGCCGAGATCATCCGCAACCTGATGGACCCCGTCATCTTCAAGGTGGCGCCGCTGGAGACGGTGGTGACGCTGGTCGATCCGCAGCGTCTGCGTGACGACCCGGAGATCGCGCAGGATGCGCTGTGGCGGTCGCAATTGCGCGCCGCCGATTTCGTCCTGCTGACCAAGTCCGATCTGCTCGATCGCGCTACGCTCGATCAGGTCCGCGCCGTCGTCGGCCGCTTCAAGCCGCAATCGGCAATCTTCGAGATTGCGAACGGCATCGTCGCGCCTGACCTGCTGTTCAGCCGCGACATGCCCGTCGCGCGAACGCCGCCGCGCCAGATCCCCGTCACGTCAGAGCCGTTCGCCACCGTCACCTGGACGTCGCAGGCGCCGCTGTCGCTGCCGCGTTTCCAGCAGGTGATCGGCCAGCTCGCGCCGCGCACCCTGCGCATCAAGGGCATCCTGTCGTTCACCGAGCATCCGGGACAGCCGATCCTGTTCCAGTCGGTGGCGACGCGCGGCACCTTGGCGCCTTCGCCCGTGCCGCTGGCCGAGGGCCTCACGGCGCAGCTGGTGCTGATTGGACGCGAGGGAGAGCTCGACGCGGCGGAGGTCGACAAGCTGCTTCGGGGAATCGAAGCGGCGTAG
- a CDS encoding xanthine dehydrogenase family protein molybdopterin-binding subunit, with protein MNILPNNMRFGAGQPVKRLEDQRLLTGKGQFIDDKPEDGALWLYVLRSPHAHARIVSIDSAAAREIAGVQAIYTGADLVADDVGTIPTLAIFKRPDGKPMTVPPRRLLAHEVVRFTGEAIAAVVAISRTIAQEAAEAIVVDYEVMPAVVDPVEAIKPGAPVVWAEAPDNIVAAMSYGDAAKVEDAFANAAHKVSLDIASQRLVPSAMEPRSTIAEIEKTTGRLLLYVQSQTPASTRDVLADVLKRSKESVRVLVGDIGGGFGQKTNLYPEDGIVAYAATKLGKKIRWRAERTDEFVGGTHGRDLTSTAEFALDAKGKVLAYRVRSIGATGAYSSGAANIIPLVLGPFVQTGVYDLPLVHFEVKTVMTHTAPVGAYRGAGRPEAVFIVERLFDTAARQIGIDPRTIRKANYIKPAQLPYTNAVGQVYDSGAFAHMLERASKLADWDGFNARKREAKKRGMLYGRGLTSYIEWTGGRAHTEKVSLHATSEGRVILHSGTMAMGQGLQTTYTQMISDSLGIPLDKIDVVQGDTDLATGFGSVGSRSLFVGGTAVAVSSNDLITKAREKASNLLETAVEDIEYRDGVLTVVGTDRRISLFEIAGKEQGTKLSVDSEGEVDGPSWPNGTHVCEVEIDPETGISRVVRYTTVDDVGVAVNPMLVAGQIHGGVAQGIGQALYENVSYDSDGQLLTATYQDYCIPRADDVPPITVTLDDSAPCKTNPLGAKGCGESGAIGGPPCVTNGVMDALFELGITNLQTPLTPEKVWTAIRDAKAKKAAA; from the coding sequence ATGAACATTCTTCCCAACAACATGCGGTTCGGTGCGGGCCAGCCCGTCAAGCGGCTGGAGGATCAGCGCCTGCTGACCGGGAAGGGGCAGTTCATCGACGACAAGCCGGAGGACGGCGCGCTGTGGCTCTACGTGCTGCGCTCGCCGCACGCCCATGCGAGGATCGTGTCCATCGATAGCGCTGCCGCGCGCGAGATCGCAGGCGTGCAGGCGATCTATACCGGTGCGGATCTCGTCGCCGACGATGTCGGCACCATCCCGACGTTGGCGATCTTCAAGCGGCCGGACGGCAAGCCGATGACGGTGCCGCCGCGCCGGTTGCTCGCGCATGAGGTCGTCCGCTTCACCGGCGAGGCCATCGCGGCCGTGGTCGCGATCTCCCGCACGATCGCGCAGGAAGCCGCCGAAGCCATCGTCGTCGATTACGAGGTGATGCCGGCCGTCGTCGATCCTGTCGAGGCGATCAAGCCCGGCGCGCCCGTGGTCTGGGCCGAGGCGCCCGACAACATCGTGGCCGCGATGAGCTACGGCGATGCCGCCAAGGTCGAAGACGCGTTCGCCAATGCGGCGCACAAGGTGTCGCTCGATATCGCGAGCCAGCGCCTGGTGCCCTCGGCGATGGAGCCGCGCTCGACCATTGCCGAGATCGAGAAGACGACCGGCCGGCTGCTGCTTTATGTACAGTCGCAGACTCCGGCCTCGACCCGCGACGTGCTGGCGGACGTGCTGAAGCGGTCGAAAGAGAGCGTGCGCGTGCTGGTCGGCGACATCGGCGGTGGCTTCGGCCAGAAGACCAACCTCTATCCGGAGGACGGCATCGTCGCCTATGCCGCGACCAAGCTCGGCAAGAAAATCCGCTGGCGCGCCGAGCGAACCGACGAGTTCGTCGGCGGTACCCATGGCCGCGACCTCACCTCGACCGCCGAGTTCGCGCTCGATGCCAAGGGCAAGGTGCTGGCCTATCGCGTGCGTTCGATCGGCGCCACCGGCGCCTACTCGTCGGGTGCGGCCAACATCATTCCGCTGGTGCTCGGGCCGTTCGTGCAGACCGGCGTCTATGACCTGCCGCTGGTGCATTTCGAGGTGAAGACCGTGATGACGCACACCGCGCCGGTCGGCGCCTATCGCGGCGCCGGCCGTCCCGAGGCGGTGTTCATCGTCGAGCGCCTGTTCGACACGGCGGCGCGCCAGATCGGCATCGATCCGCGCACCATCCGGAAGGCGAACTACATCAAGCCGGCGCAGCTGCCCTACACCAACGCGGTCGGTCAGGTGTATGATTCCGGTGCCTTCGCGCACATGCTGGAGCGCGCCTCCAAGCTCGCCGACTGGGACGGCTTCAATGCGCGCAAGCGCGAGGCCAAGAAGCGCGGCATGCTCTATGGCCGCGGCCTGACCAGCTACATCGAATGGACCGGCGGCCGCGCCCACACCGAGAAGGTGTCGCTGCATGCGACCTCCGAGGGCCGCGTGATCCTGCATTCCGGCACCATGGCGATGGGGCAGGGCCTGCAGACCACCTACACCCAGATGATCTCCGATTCGCTCGGCATCCCGCTCGACAAGATCGACGTCGTGCAGGGCGATACGGATCTGGCCACCGGCTTCGGCAGCGTCGGCTCGCGCTCGCTGTTCGTCGGCGGCACCGCCGTGGCGGTGTCGTCGAACGATCTGATCACGAAGGCGCGCGAGAAGGCGTCGAACCTGCTGGAGACCGCGGTCGAGGACATCGAGTATCGCGATGGTGTCCTGACCGTCGTCGGCACCGACCGCCGCATCAGCCTGTTCGAGATCGCCGGCAAGGAGCAGGGCACCAAGCTGTCGGTCGACAGCGAGGGCGAGGTCGATGGTCCGAGCTGGCCGAACGGCACCCATGTCTGCGAGGTCGAGATCGATCCGGAGACCGGCATCAGCCGCGTCGTGCGCTACACCACCGTCGACGACGTCGGCGTCGCGGTCAATCCGATGCTGGTGGCCGGCCAGATTCATGGCGGCGTCGCGCAGGGCATCGGCCAGGCCCTGTACGAGAACGTGTCCTATGATTCCGACGGCCAGCTCCTGACCGCGACCTATCAGGACTACTGCATCCCGCGCGCCGACGACGTGCCGCCGATCACGGTCACGCTCGACGATTCCGCGCCCTGCAAGACCAACCCGCTCGGCGCAAAAGGCTGCGGCGAATCCGGCGCCATCGGCGGCCCGCCCTGCGTCACCAACGGCGTGATGGACGCGCTGTTCGAACTGGGGATCACCAACCTGCAGACGCCCCTGACGCCGGAAAAGGTGTGGACCGCGATCCGGGATGCCAAGGCGAAGAAGGCGGCGGCGTAG
- a CDS encoding sensor histidine kinase, which translates to MAISSTLRDLRASLRARLLIAIGAILAVGAVVLSVAAWQYAATAARDAYDKLLAGGAVQIAENIYMQGGVVTLDPPAAAFATLSAYDLVFYRVTDPRGVVVAGYDDLAVTAPVSALREGVVLRDGIYRDQAVRIAAVARRLDGAPGDGWSEIVLAQTLRARDALTWDLASKAIGLIAAMSVLALVATALCLRLVFAPLTRIEAEIVQRRPDDLSPIAMTPPREVRALVGAIDGFMQRLSERITLMQRFIADATHQLRTPLAAIDAEVELLTDQTKDPKALDQLRNRLSDLARLTSQLLDHAMIQHRAQAPRFVATDINALAKSVLSQSVPLTLDREVSISFVPSEDEVVIAADAISLREALANLIHNALAHGARTRLMVSVERTAESVAIVVWDDGPGIAAEAQAGLLVPFQKGAGSHGSGLGLAIANEVAQAHGGRLRFVGNADDFSVRLELPISDQTASLSHLW; encoded by the coding sequence TTGGCTATCAGCTCCACGCTTCGTGACCTCAGGGCGTCGCTGCGCGCGCGGCTGCTGATCGCGATCGGCGCGATCCTGGCCGTGGGTGCCGTCGTGCTCAGCGTCGCCGCCTGGCAATACGCCGCCACCGCCGCGCGCGATGCCTATGACAAGCTGCTCGCCGGCGGCGCGGTGCAGATCGCGGAGAACATCTACATGCAGGGCGGCGTTGTGACGCTCGATCCGCCGGCCGCGGCGTTCGCGACCTTGTCGGCCTACGATCTCGTATTCTATCGCGTCACCGATCCGCGCGGCGTCGTCGTTGCCGGCTATGACGATCTCGCCGTCACCGCCCCGGTGAGTGCCCTGCGCGAGGGCGTGGTGCTGCGCGACGGCATCTATCGCGATCAGGCCGTGCGCATCGCGGCCGTCGCGCGCAGGCTCGACGGCGCGCCGGGCGACGGCTGGAGCGAGATCGTGCTGGCGCAGACGCTGCGTGCGCGAGATGCGCTGACCTGGGACCTGGCCTCAAAGGCGATCGGCCTGATCGCGGCGATGAGCGTGCTGGCGCTGGTCGCGACTGCGCTGTGCCTGAGGCTGGTGTTTGCACCGCTGACGCGGATCGAGGCCGAGATCGTCCAGCGCCGGCCGGACGATCTCAGCCCGATCGCGATGACGCCGCCGCGCGAGGTGCGCGCGCTGGTCGGCGCCATCGACGGCTTCATGCAGCGCCTGTCCGAGCGCATCACGCTGATGCAGCGCTTCATCGCCGACGCCACCCATCAGTTGCGTACGCCGCTGGCGGCGATCGATGCGGAGGTCGAGTTGCTGACCGACCAGACCAAAGACCCCAAGGCGCTCGACCAGCTGCGCAACCGCCTCTCCGACCTCGCCCGCCTCACCAGCCAGCTGCTCGATCACGCCATGATCCAGCACCGCGCCCAGGCGCCAAGGTTTGTCGCGACTGACATCAATGCGCTGGCGAAGTCGGTGCTGTCACAGAGCGTGCCGCTGACGCTGGACCGCGAGGTTTCGATCAGCTTCGTGCCGTCAGAGGACGAGGTCGTGATCGCCGCCGACGCCATCAGCCTGCGCGAGGCGCTCGCCAACCTGATCCACAATGCGCTGGCGCACGGGGCGCGGACGCGGCTGATGGTGAGTGTGGAGCGGACAGCGGAGAGTGTCGCGATCGTCGTCTGGGATGATGGGCCGGGAATCGCGGCAGAGGCGCAGGCGGGACTGCTGGTGCCGTTCCAGAAGGGCGCTGGCTCGCACGGCTCCGGGCTCGGACTTGCGATCGCCAACGAGGTCGCACAGGCCCATGGCGGCCGCTTACGCTTCGTCGGCAATGCAGATGATTTCAGCGTGAGGCTCGAGCTGCCGATCAGCGATCAAACTGCATCGCTGTCTCATCTCTGGTGA
- a CDS encoding GGDEF domain-containing protein, translated as MFHVGAMEHGLLSRFTHPNPAIRRELVDLLYTSLPQVMSINAAAITGSVALAVLHRDAGYIAIAFAIFVNAIGRVVSLLRYKQHSARLSDRDVILWENVYAAGASAFGLALGALSFRAFQLDDAPGAWIAFGLSMSYCVGMVSRAAIRPWVVLTTTALLFTPTLIGGLMRPELPYQLGAAMLVLFWLSIREASRHLSTAFIERLEAKHALARRASHDFLTDLPNRAAFLHALETAPGHVAIVAIDLDGFKPVNDRHGHHAGDELLRQVAARLSSCVGPTGLAARFGGDEFMLLKPLKSGTQGRDEALALAQEAVRALSAPFLLSDIPVMIGASAGLLVNDQPLTDSTIDALLRRVDDALYAAKRAGGGRCSWAEAGSTALRQAS; from the coding sequence ATGTTCCATGTTGGCGCCATGGAACACGGGCTGCTGTCAAGATTTACCCACCCCAACCCGGCGATCCGGCGCGAGCTCGTCGATCTCCTCTACACGTCCCTGCCGCAGGTGATGTCGATCAACGCGGCCGCGATCACCGGCTCGGTCGCGCTCGCGGTCCTGCATCGCGATGCCGGCTACATCGCGATCGCCTTCGCGATCTTCGTCAACGCGATCGGCCGCGTCGTGAGTCTGCTGCGCTACAAGCAACATTCGGCACGCCTGTCGGACAGAGACGTGATCCTCTGGGAAAACGTCTACGCCGCCGGCGCATCGGCCTTCGGGCTCGCGCTGGGTGCCCTGTCGTTCCGCGCGTTTCAGCTCGATGACGCGCCGGGGGCCTGGATCGCCTTTGGCCTGTCGATGTCCTATTGCGTCGGCATGGTGTCGCGCGCGGCAATCCGCCCCTGGGTCGTCCTCACCACGACGGCCCTGCTGTTCACGCCGACATTGATCGGTGGCCTGATGCGTCCCGAACTGCCCTATCAGCTCGGCGCCGCCATGCTGGTGCTGTTCTGGCTCTCGATCCGCGAAGCGTCGCGTCATCTCAGCACCGCCTTCATCGAGCGGCTCGAGGCCAAGCACGCGCTGGCGCGCCGGGCCAGCCACGATTTCCTGACCGACCTGCCCAACCGCGCCGCCTTTCTCCACGCGCTGGAGACCGCTCCCGGCCATGTCGCGATCGTCGCCATCGATCTCGACGGCTTCAAGCCGGTCAATGACCGGCACGGCCACCACGCCGGCGACGAGCTGCTGCGCCAGGTCGCAGCCCGCCTCTCGAGCTGCGTCGGCCCAACCGGATTGGCGGCGCGTTTCGGCGGCGACGAGTTCATGCTGCTGAAGCCGTTGAAGAGCGGCACGCAAGGGCGCGACGAGGCCCTCGCCCTCGCGCAGGAAGCGGTTCGAGCCTTGTCGGCGCCATTTCTGCTGTCCGACATTCCGGTGATGATCGGGGCCAGCGCCGGCCTGCTCGTCAACGATCAGCCGCTGACCGACAGCACGATCGATGCGTTGCTGCGCCGGGTCGACGATGCGCTCTATGCCGCCAAGCGCGCCGGAGGCGGCCGCTGCAGCTGGGCCGAAGCTGGTTCGACCGCGTTGCGCCAGGCGAGCTGA
- a CDS encoding dihydrodipicolinate synthase family protein, translating into MTDFHGVFPYLASPIGPDGTIRSAVLGRLCDDLIHAGVHGLTPLGSTGEFAYLDRVQRMTVVEATIDAAQGRVPVIAGVASTTIADAVAQAKAYQARGADGILAVLEAYFPVSDAGVEAYFRAIADAVDVPVVIYTNPQFQRSDLSLDVIARLAEHPRINYIKDASTNTGRLLSIINRCGDAIKVFAASSHIPAAVMLIGGHGWMAGPACIIPRQSVELYNLCQAACWDDAMRLQTRLWRVNEAFARFNLAACIKAGLSIQGYDVGDPVPPQAALTSEQRKVVEDVLHSLG; encoded by the coding sequence ATGACAGATTTTCATGGTGTGTTTCCCTACCTCGCCTCGCCGATCGGCCCGGATGGCACCATCCGGAGTGCCGTGCTGGGACGGCTCTGCGACGACCTGATCCATGCCGGCGTGCACGGCCTGACGCCGCTCGGCTCGACCGGCGAGTTCGCCTATCTCGATCGCGTCCAGCGCATGACGGTGGTGGAAGCGACGATCGACGCCGCCCAGGGCCGCGTTCCCGTGATCGCCGGCGTCGCCTCGACCACCATCGCCGACGCCGTGGCGCAGGCGAAGGCCTATCAGGCGCGCGGCGCCGACGGCATCCTTGCGGTGCTCGAAGCCTACTTCCCGGTCAGCGACGCCGGTGTCGAAGCGTATTTCCGAGCCATTGCCGATGCGGTCGACGTGCCCGTGGTGATCTACACCAATCCGCAGTTTCAGCGTTCTGATTTGTCGCTCGACGTCATCGCACGCCTCGCCGAGCATCCGCGGATCAACTACATCAAGGATGCCTCCACCAACACCGGCCGGCTGCTGTCGATCATCAATCGCTGCGGTGACGCCATCAAGGTGTTCGCGGCGTCCTCGCACATTCCGGCCGCGGTGATGCTGATCGGCGGTCATGGCTGGATGGCCGGGCCCGCCTGCATCATCCCGCGCCAGAGCGTGGAGCTCTACAATCTCTGCCAGGCCGCGTGCTGGGACGATGCGATGCGGCTGCAGACCAGGCTGTGGCGCGTCAACGAAGCCTTCGCGCGTTTCAACCTCGCCGCCTGCATCAAGGCCGGGCTGTCGATCCAAGGCTACGACGTCGGCGACCCCGTGCCGCCGCAGGCCGCGCTGACATCAGAGCAGCGCAAGGTCGTCGAGGACGTGCTGCACAGCCTGGGGTGA
- a CDS encoding amidohydrolase family protein, whose translation MTHYDLIIRGGRVLDPETQLDAVADVAIKDGAIAAVGDVAGAADKIIDASGLAVTPGFIDLHSHGQSLPADRMQAFDGVTTTLELEVGVLPVARWYDEQAAIGRVLNYGAASGWAFARIATMTTQQTASNIGGMGEAMRDKRWVEEVATAAESAEIVERVRQGLDQGGLGIAFPNAYAPGTGVKELSELCSLAAQYGAPTYTHIAYMSNVDPRSSVDAYTRLIGLAGSTGAHMHICHFNSTSLQDVERCAELVQTAQAQGLKVTTEAYPYGTGSTVVGADFFADPAFCQRMGTGYDAIEMVAERHRLGSRDELLARQQEDPGALVLIHFLDVAVNQRHRDLLDVSVMFPGGAIASDAMPWILSNGTGYTGDAWPLPDDAVSHPRSSATFTKFLREWVIERKAVPLMEGLAKCTLIPARILEPSTPAMRRKGRLQAGCDADIAVLDLATLRNRADFLNMNRASEGVRHLLVNGDAVISDGALIRDVRPGRPVRRPVLS comes from the coding sequence ATGACCCACTACGACCTGATCATTCGCGGCGGCCGCGTGCTCGACCCCGAAACGCAACTCGACGCCGTCGCGGATGTCGCCATCAAGGACGGCGCGATCGCCGCCGTCGGCGATGTCGCAGGCGCTGCGGACAAGATCATCGACGCCAGCGGACTTGCCGTGACGCCTGGCTTCATCGATCTTCACAGCCACGGCCAGTCGCTGCCGGCCGATCGCATGCAGGCCTTCGACGGCGTCACCACGACGCTCGAGCTCGAGGTCGGCGTGCTGCCGGTGGCGCGCTGGTACGATGAGCAGGCGGCGATCGGCCGTGTGCTGAACTACGGCGCCGCCTCGGGCTGGGCCTTCGCCCGCATCGCGACCATGACCACGCAGCAGACCGCCTCCAATATCGGCGGCATGGGCGAGGCCATGCGCGACAAGCGCTGGGTCGAGGAGGTTGCGACGGCCGCAGAGTCAGCCGAGATCGTGGAGCGGGTCCGACAGGGGCTGGACCAGGGCGGCCTCGGCATCGCCTTTCCCAACGCCTATGCGCCCGGCACCGGCGTCAAGGAGCTCTCGGAGCTGTGCAGCCTCGCCGCCCAATACGGCGCGCCGACCTACACGCACATCGCCTACATGTCGAACGTCGATCCGCGCAGTTCGGTCGACGCCTATACGCGGCTGATCGGGCTCGCCGGCTCGACCGGCGCCCACATGCACATCTGCCATTTCAACAGCACCAGCCTGCAGGACGTCGAGCGCTGCGCCGAGCTGGTGCAGACCGCGCAGGCGCAGGGCCTGAAGGTCACCACGGAAGCCTATCCCTACGGCACCGGCTCCACCGTGGTCGGCGCCGACTTCTTCGCCGATCCCGCGTTCTGCCAACGCATGGGCACGGGCTACGACGCGATCGAGATGGTGGCCGAGCGCCATCGTCTCGGCAGCCGCGACGAGCTGCTCGCGCGGCAGCAGGAAGATCCGGGCGCGCTGGTGCTGATTCATTTTCTCGATGTCGCCGTCAACCAGCGCCATCGCGATCTGCTCGATGTCTCCGTGATGTTTCCGGGCGGCGCCATCGCGTCGGACGCGATGCCGTGGATCCTGTCCAACGGCACGGGCTACACCGGCGATGCTTGGCCGCTTCCGGACGATGCGGTGTCGCATCCGCGCTCGTCCGCGACCTTCACGAAGTTTCTGCGTGAATGGGTGATCGAACGCAAGGCGGTCCCGCTGATGGAAGGTCTCGCCAAATGCACCTTGATCCCGGCCCGGATTCTGGAACCATCAACGCCGGCGATGCGACGCAAGGGGCGGCTGCAGGCGGGCTGTGACGCCGACATCGCCGTGCTCGACCTGGCGACACTGCGCAACCGCGCCGACTTCCTCAACATGAACCGGGCGTCCGAAGGCGTCAGGCATCTCCTGGTCAACGGGGATGCCGTGATATCGGACGGTGCGCTGATCCGCGACGTCAGGCCGGGACGGCCGGTGCGCCGGCCCGTGCTGTCATGA
- a CDS encoding response regulator transcription factor — MRILLVEDTPEIGAAVTSRFERIGYAVDWEKDGRVASELIEVQAYDLIVLDVMLPNMDGFAVLKHLRKRGLRTPVLVLTARSAIDDRIGALDLGADDYLVKPFDYRELEARARALLRRAAGQSDNLLTLGPLVIDRAGRTASVAGQPLDLTRRELTVLEILAARPGRYVAKEELVEQLFSFDQDPSPNAVEQFITRLRRKLAATSVEIKTERGLGYQLHAS; from the coding sequence GTGCGCATCCTGCTGGTGGAAGACACGCCCGAGATCGGCGCCGCCGTGACCAGCCGATTCGAACGGATTGGTTACGCCGTCGACTGGGAAAAGGACGGCCGTGTCGCGAGCGAGCTGATCGAGGTGCAGGCCTACGACCTCATCGTGCTCGACGTGATGCTGCCCAACATGGACGGTTTCGCCGTGCTCAAGCACTTGCGCAAGCGCGGCCTGCGCACGCCGGTGCTGGTGCTGACCGCGCGCTCGGCGATCGACGATCGCATCGGCGCGCTCGACCTCGGCGCTGACGACTACCTGGTCAAGCCGTTCGACTATCGCGAGCTCGAGGCGCGCGCCCGCGCGCTGCTGCGCCGCGCCGCGGGCCAGTCCGACAATCTGCTGACCCTGGGGCCGCTGGTGATCGACCGCGCCGGGCGCACCGCGAGCGTCGCCGGCCAGCCGCTGGACCTGACACGCCGCGAGCTGACCGTGCTGGAGATCTTGGCCGCGCGTCCCGGACGCTACGTCGCCAAGGAGGAGCTGGTCGAGCAGCTGTTCAGCTTCGACCAGGACCCGAGCCCCAACGCGGTCGAGCAGTTCATCACGCGGCTGCGGCGCAAGCTGGCGGCGACGTCAGTGGAAATCAAGACAGAGCGCGGCCTTGGCTATCAGCTCCACGCTTCGTGA
- a CDS encoding ABC transporter ATP-binding protein, which yields MTVHQSQSQFEPLLSVEGVTLQYKTPDTLVTATYRVDFKVFDADRFVLLGPSGCGKSTLLKAIGGYLKPTEGRIRLKGHDVTEPGLDRMMVFQEFDQLLPWKTVRENVVFALTASGRLSTAEAQERAKSYIDKVGLTKFIDSYPHMLSGGMKQRVAIARGMAMEPDVLLMDEPFAALDALTRRKMQDELLQLWQDTRFTVLFVTHSIEEAIKIGSRILLLSPHPGRVRAELNSVPPGTMGSPEQVALEGRINDMLFGHH from the coding sequence ATGACCGTCCATCAATCGCAATCCCAGTTCGAGCCGCTGCTCTCGGTCGAAGGCGTGACGCTCCAGTACAAGACGCCGGACACCCTGGTCACGGCGACCTATCGCGTGGATTTCAAGGTCTTCGATGCCGACCGTTTCGTGCTGCTCGGGCCCTCCGGCTGCGGCAAGTCGACGCTGCTGAAGGCGATCGGCGGCTATTTGAAGCCGACCGAGGGCCGCATCCGCCTCAAGGGCCACGACGTCACCGAGCCCGGTCTGGACCGCATGATGGTGTTCCAGGAGTTCGACCAGCTGCTGCCGTGGAAGACGGTGCGCGAGAACGTCGTGTTCGCGCTGACCGCCAGCGGCCGGCTGAGCACGGCCGAGGCGCAGGAGCGCGCCAAGTCCTACATCGACAAGGTCGGCCTCACCAAGTTCATCGACTCCTATCCGCACATGCTCTCGGGCGGCATGAAGCAGCGCGTCGCGATCGCCAGGGGCATGGCGATGGAGCCGGACGTGCTGCTGATGGATGAGCCGTTCGCCGCCCTCGACGCGCTGACCCGCCGCAAGATGCAGGACGAGCTGTTGCAGCTCTGGCAGGACACCCGCTTCACCGTGCTGTTCGTGACGCATTCGATCGAGGAGGCGATCAAGATCGGCTCGCGCATCCTGCTGCTGTCGCCGCATCCGGGGCGCGTCCGCGCCGAGCTCAACAGCGTGCCGCCGGGCACGATGGGCTCGCCCGAGCAGGTCGCGCTCGAAGGGCGCATCAACGACATGCTGTTCGGTCATCACTGA
- a CDS encoding J domain-containing protein: MKTLYDLLGALPDDDAEEIRAAFRKAVKESHPDVNPGDPDAALRFRQIIRANDILGEKEQRTAYDRLLGAAQDEHRQESKLAVVAKVHKVASGVMALAGASAVALTGYLLFTHMSSASVAPLKPIVVATNKVKPNEVPAKPIESALVATDTAASGEAASNAGSEATANAAPAGSTPGANASASAEPLPLRVSKVDAIYSAEQEHAPCPQGATGSCGSDAVLPGGTTSNEARAYHDRGMASFQNGDLAAALTDLDAAIQLDPRYQEAYIDRGIVFYRMRKFDRAFADVAAAKRLDKANRAVLDAMAKRQPLKPLKLEPPKADARAEAKAEIRTEARAELPKADPPKVAAATGIPARMSTATPIYAVSDPSRAP; the protein is encoded by the coding sequence ATGAAGACGCTTTACGATTTGCTCGGAGCTCTTCCGGACGATGACGCTGAGGAAATCCGCGCCGCCTTCCGCAAAGCGGTCAAGGAGAGCCATCCTGACGTCAATCCCGGTGATCCAGACGCCGCGTTGCGGTTTCGACAAATCATCCGAGCCAACGACATTCTCGGCGAGAAGGAGCAGCGCACGGCCTATGACCGGCTGCTCGGCGCCGCGCAGGACGAGCATCGGCAGGAGTCCAAGCTCGCCGTCGTCGCCAAGGTTCACAAGGTCGCATCGGGTGTGATGGCGCTGGCCGGTGCGTCCGCCGTGGCACTGACGGGCTACCTGCTCTTCACGCACATGTCGTCGGCCTCGGTCGCGCCGCTCAAGCCGATCGTGGTCGCGACCAACAAGGTCAAGCCGAACGAGGTCCCCGCCAAGCCGATCGAAAGCGCGCTGGTTGCGACGGACACGGCGGCAAGCGGCGAGGCGGCATCCAACGCCGGCAGCGAGGCGACCGCCAATGCTGCTCCCGCCGGCAGCACCCCGGGCGCCAACGCGTCGGCGTCAGCCGAGCCGCTGCCGCTGCGCGTCAGCAAGGTCGACGCGATCTATTCGGCCGAGCAGGAGCATGCGCCGTGTCCGCAGGGCGCGACCGGTTCGTGCGGCTCTGACGCAGTGCTGCCCGGCGGCACGACGTCGAACGAGGCCCGGGCCTATCATGATCGCGGCATGGCTTCGTTTCAGAATGGCGATCTTGCCGCTGCGCTGACTGATCTCGACGCGGCGATCCAGCTCGATCCGCGCTATCAGGAGGCCTATATCGATCGCGGCATCGTATTCTATCGGATGCGCAAGTTCGATCGTGCCTTTGCCGATGTCGCCGCCGCCAAGCGGCTGGATAAGGCCAACCGCGCCGTGCTGGACGCGATGGCAAAACGCCAGCCGCTCAAGCCGCTGAAGCTCGAGCCCCCCAAGGCCGACGCTCGGGCCGAGGCCAAGGCTGAAATAAGGACTGAAGCCAGGGCTGAGCTGCCCAAGGCTGATCCGCCGAAAGTCGCCGCGGCGACGGGGATCCCCGCGCGTATGTCGACCGCGACCCCAATCTATGCAGTCAGCGATCCGAGCCGCGCTCCATAG